A portion of the Polaribacter cellanae genome contains these proteins:
- the rpsU gene encoding 30S ribosomal protein S21 → MLIIPIKEGENIDRALKRYKRKFDRTKTMKNLRNRKNFTKPSVAKRAQRIKASYVQRLRTQEEVG, encoded by the coding sequence ATGTTAATTATACCTATAAAAGAAGGAGAGAATATCGATAGAGCTTTAAAACGTTACAAACGGAAATTCGATCGTACGAAAACAATGAAGAACTTACGTAATAGAAAGAACTTCACAAAACCTTCCGTAGCAAAAAGAGCTCAAAGAATTAAAGCCTCTTACGTACAAAGATTAAGAACACAAGAAGAAGTAGGTTAA
- a CDS encoding IS5 family transposase: protein MGLAKLIQLGNPLEKLDLGMDFEFFRDFLEERLTKKAKGKGGRPLYDYVLMFKIIILQRYYNLSDDQAEYQINDHMSFMRFLNLTISDDIPDSKTIWHFSERLTYFDLVEELFTLFGKELQKLGLIVNEGKIIDASFVKAPKQRNSKEKNDQIKQGKGSELWKDTPNKKLQKDIDARWTKKNSQSYYGYKNHAKIDSKSKLIDTYTVTDASVHDLQTIDGLLNENDKDQELYADSAYVEQEETIEKHKVVNKIHEKGYKNKPLTEQQKETNTEKSRVRARVEHIFGFMENSMSCMYFRKAGIKRAKTVIGLMNLTYNIFRTIQLNTTNNGNVCFVVNA from the coding sequence ATTGGACTTGCGAAATTAATCCAATTGGGCAATCCTTTGGAAAAACTTGATTTAGGGATGGATTTTGAATTTTTTAGAGATTTTTTGGAAGAACGATTAACGAAAAAAGCCAAAGGCAAAGGAGGTCGCCCACTCTATGATTACGTTTTAATGTTTAAAATAATCATACTCCAGCGTTATTACAACCTTTCTGATGATCAAGCGGAATACCAAATAAATGACCATATGAGTTTTATGCGTTTTTTAAATCTTACTATTTCAGACGATATTCCAGATAGTAAAACCATCTGGCACTTTAGTGAGCGTCTAACTTATTTTGATTTAGTTGAGGAACTTTTTACCTTATTTGGGAAAGAGCTACAAAAGCTGGGTTTAATTGTAAATGAAGGGAAAATAATAGATGCTAGTTTCGTAAAAGCTCCTAAACAAAGAAATAGCAAAGAAAAAAACGACCAAATAAAACAAGGTAAAGGCTCTGAATTATGGAAAGATACCCCTAATAAAAAACTTCAAAAAGATATCGATGCTCGTTGGACTAAGAAGAACTCTCAAAGTTATTATGGTTATAAAAATCATGCTAAAATAGACAGCAAAAGCAAACTCATAGATACTTATACTGTTACAGATGCTTCAGTACACGATTTGCAAACTATAGACGGATTGTTAAATGAGAATGATAAGGATCAAGAATTATATGCAGATAGTGCTTATGTTGAGCAGGAAGAAACGATAGAAAAACATAAAGTTGTCAATAAAATACATGAAAAAGGATATAAAAACAAGCCGCTAACTGAGCAGCAAAAAGAAACAAATACTGAAAAATCAAGAGTTAGAGCACGTGTAGAACATATATTTGGATTTATGGAAAACTCTATGAGCTGTATGTATTTTAGAAAAGCGGGAATTAAAAGAGCTAAAACTGTTATAGGCTTGATGAATTTAACCTATAATATATTCCGAACCATTCAATTAAACACAACAAACAATGGAAACGTGTGTTTTGTTGTAAATGCATAA
- a CDS encoding RNA polymerase sigma-70 factor, with protein sequence MADIDANLFILQLQKGDSMAFETLFKLYYDKLLHLAKSYLIYKEDAEGIVQNLFLKVWEKREHLEHVTNLNNYLYTMCKNGCLDHLKHEKVKRSYVSNQQTTINIHTQFIKDQTASLLLENELENQILKSIELLPPKCKAVFVKSRYEDLKYQEIATELGISKKTVEGHISKALSHMRIQLKEFLTLFL encoded by the coding sequence ATGGCAGATATAGATGCTAATTTATTTATTTTGCAGTTGCAAAAAGGAGATTCTATGGCTTTTGAAACCCTTTTTAAACTCTATTACGACAAATTGCTGCATTTGGCAAAAAGCTATCTTATTTATAAGGAAGACGCCGAAGGCATAGTTCAAAATTTATTTTTAAAAGTTTGGGAGAAAAGAGAGCATCTTGAGCATGTTACAAACCTAAACAACTACTTATACACCATGTGTAAAAATGGTTGTTTAGATCATTTAAAGCATGAAAAAGTTAAGAGAAGCTATGTTTCAAATCAACAAACAACAATAAACATTCATACACAATTTATTAAAGACCAAACAGCTTCTCTTTTACTTGAAAACGAATTAGAAAACCAAATTTTAAAAAGTATCGAACTATTGCCTCCTAAATGTAAGGCTGTTTTTGTTAAAAGTCGTTACGAGGACTTAAAGTATCAGGAAATTGCGACTGAATTAGGCATTTCAAAAAAAACTGTGGAAGGGCATATTTCAAAGGCTTTGAGCCACATGAGAATTCAGTTGAAAGAATTTTTGACACTTTTTTTATAA
- a CDS encoding FecR family protein encodes MQDKEIFKYLKGTASEIEQEQLEEWIIASPENTAHFNQLKAFYVASTFDNMPNNGNVEKAYANLKENINTTIKLQHKKQKKYWKYAVAASIALLISVTYYFTINNNSNDKRNTIFNQQSNIKIGTDKATLTLEDGSSVALEKGKDYNVGNAQSNGEKLIYNTSKEEKTPKIVYNTLTIPRGGQFFVELSDNTKVWLNSESQLKYPIAFIKGETREVELVYGEAYFEVSPSTKHNGAKFKVLTQRQEVEVLGTEFNIKAYRDETSIYTTLVEGKVALVANNQKEFLKPSQQSTFNIKDKSISLEMVDTYNEIAWKDGVFSFERKPLKEIMKVLSRWYDINVRFESTSIKNTAFNGVLRKKQRLEDILNTIKNTNSINYEIKDKTIIFK; translated from the coding sequence ATGCAAGATAAAGAAATATTCAAGTATTTAAAGGGTACCGCCTCGGAAATCGAACAAGAGCAGTTAGAAGAGTGGATTATAGCTTCTCCAGAAAACACTGCCCATTTCAATCAATTAAAAGCCTTTTATGTTGCTTCAACCTTTGACAATATGCCTAACAATGGTAACGTTGAAAAAGCCTACGCTAACCTTAAAGAGAACATTAATACTACTATAAAATTACAACATAAAAAGCAAAAAAAATATTGGAAATACGCCGTTGCTGCTTCCATTGCCTTATTAATTTCGGTTACTTACTATTTCACTATAAATAATAATTCAAATGACAAAAGGAACACTATTTTCAATCAACAATCCAACATTAAAATTGGTACGGATAAAGCTACATTAACGTTGGAAGATGGTTCTTCTGTTGCCTTAGAAAAAGGAAAAGATTACAATGTTGGAAATGCACAGAGCAATGGTGAAAAACTGATTTATAATACGTCAAAAGAAGAAAAAACACCTAAAATTGTTTACAATACACTAACCATACCAAGAGGTGGGCAATTTTTTGTGGAATTGTCTGATAATACCAAAGTGTGGTTAAATTCCGAATCTCAGTTAAAATACCCTATTGCTTTTATTAAAGGCGAAACACGTGAGGTTGAATTGGTGTATGGTGAAGCTTATTTTGAAGTATCCCCCAGTACCAAACATAATGGTGCTAAATTTAAAGTACTTACCCAAAGGCAAGAAGTTGAGGTTTTGGGAACAGAATTTAATATAAAAGCCTATCGAGATGAAACGTCAATTTATACAACTTTGGTTGAAGGAAAAGTTGCATTAGTGGCAAATAATCAAAAGGAATTTTTAAAGCCCAGCCAACAATCTACCTTTAATATTAAAGATAAAAGTATAAGCCTTGAAATGGTAGATACTTATAATGAAATTGCTTGGAAAGATGGCGTTTTTAGTTTTGAGCGAAAACCATTAAAAGAAATTATGAAAGTATTGTCACGTTGGTACGATATTAATGTGCGTTTTGAAAGTACATCAATCAAAAATACAGCGTTTAATGGGGTATTACGTAAGAAACAACGATTAGAGGATATTCTGAACACTATTAAAAATACAAATAGTATTAACTATGAAATAAAGGATAAAACGATAATTTTTAAATAA